The Eubacteriaceae bacterium Marseille-Q4139 genome has a window encoding:
- a CDS encoding alpha-L-fucosidase: MGGIIVYSFDRNEYEKRMAWYTDARFGMFIHWGLYSIPARGEWIRSEEEIPKEDYMRYFEEFDPVDYDPKKWARAAKEAGMKYVVLTAKHHDGFCLFDSKYTDFKVTNTKLGRDVVKDFVEAVRGEGLKVGLYFTLLDWYHDDYPHYGDKQHPMRNRPEYGNEGRNFDRYLDYMHNQIREICTNYGRLDVLWFDFSYEDKYNVMRGEAWRATELINMVRELQPQVIIDNRLEVSGEGYGSLWTGEPKPYHGDFVSPEQMVPPQGIQDKNGRDMVWESCVTMNRNWGYCEKDHYFKPASMLIRKLVECVSKGGNMLLNVGPDARGNIPPQSMAILEEIGAWMKKNGNSIYGCGKAGIEKPEYGRITRNGNRVYYHLFENTIGPMPLTGIRPEEVDCIRRLATGTEIPISTSWVHSDYPDIVFADLGPDPILPDPVDTVLEVRLKAQ; this comes from the coding sequence ATGGGAGGAATCATCGTGTATTCATTTGACCGAAACGAATATGAAAAGAGAATGGCCTGGTACACCGACGCGCGGTTCGGCATGTTTATCCACTGGGGGCTTTATTCAATCCCGGCGCGGGGCGAGTGGATCCGCAGCGAGGAGGAAATTCCGAAAGAGGATTACATGCGGTATTTTGAGGAATTTGACCCGGTGGACTACGACCCGAAAAAATGGGCCAGGGCCGCGAAGGAAGCCGGCATGAAATATGTGGTGCTTACGGCCAAGCATCACGACGGCTTCTGCCTGTTTGACAGTAAGTACACGGATTTTAAGGTTACGAACACGAAGCTTGGCCGCGATGTGGTGAAGGATTTCGTGGAGGCTGTGCGGGGAGAAGGCCTGAAGGTCGGCCTGTACTTCACGCTTCTGGATTGGTATCATGACGACTATCCCCACTACGGGGACAAGCAGCACCCCATGCGGAACCGACCGGAGTACGGAAACGAGGGCCGCAATTTCGACCGCTATCTGGACTACATGCATAACCAGATCCGGGAGATCTGCACCAACTACGGCAGGCTGGATGTGCTCTGGTTCGACTTTTCCTATGAGGATAAGTACAACGTGATGAGGGGCGAGGCCTGGCGCGCGACGGAGTTAATCAATATGGTGCGGGAGCTCCAGCCGCAGGTGATCATCGACAACCGCCTGGAGGTCAGCGGTGAGGGGTACGGTTCCCTCTGGACAGGGGAGCCGAAGCCGTACCACGGCGATTTCGTGAGCCCGGAGCAGATGGTGCCGCCGCAGGGAATCCAGGATAAAAACGGCCGGGACATGGTGTGGGAGTCCTGCGTTACCATGAACCGCAACTGGGGCTACTGCGAAAAAGACCATTATTTTAAGCCGGCGTCCATGCTGATCCGGAAGCTGGTGGAGTGTGTCTCCAAGGGCGGGAACATGCTGCTTAACGTGGGCCCGGATGCCAGGGGGAATATTCCGCCTCAGTCCATGGCAATTTTAGAGGAGATCGGCGCCTGGATGAAGAAAAACGGGAACAGCATCTACGGCTGCGGAAAGGCCGGAATCGAGAAGCCGGAGTACGGCCGCATTACAAGGAACGGGAACCGCGTTTACTACCACCTGTTTGAGAACACCATCGGGCCCATGCCGCTTACGGGAATCCGGCCGGAGGAGGTGGACTGTATCCGCCGCCTGGCGACGGGCACGGAGATTCCCATCTCGACCAGTTGGGTGCACAGCGATTATCCCGATATTGTGTTTGCCGACCTGGGGCCGGATCCGATTCTCCCTGATCCGGTGGATACGGTGCTGGAGGTCAGGCTGAAAGCGCAGTAA
- a CDS encoding phosphoglucosamine mutase, protein MGKYFGTDGFRGEANVDLTVEHAYKVGRFLGSYYGKIKKGDRCRVVIGKDTRRSSYMFEYSLVAGLTASGADVYLLHVTTTPSVSHVVRTEDFDCGIMISASHNPFYDNGIKVMNGSGEKLEEDVILEIEKYLDGETEEIPLATGEAIGRTQDYSAGRNRYIGYLISIATRSFKGKKVGLDCANGSASSVAKSVFDALGAETHVINNEPNGLNINVNCGSTHIGVLQQYVKEHHLDVGFAYDGDADRCMAVDENGNVVDGDLILYICGKYMKEQGGLKNNTIVTTVMSNLGLYKALDREGIDYVKTAVGDKYVYENMSQTGNCLGGEQSGHIIFSKYANTGDGILTSLKIMEVMLEKKQPLSKLASEVTILPQLLKNVRVKDKNAAQEDPAVKEAVAKAEAELGSDGRILLRQSGTEPLIRVMVEAGTEEICERYVNRLVEVLKENGHLI, encoded by the coding sequence ATGGGAAAATATTTTGGAACAGACGGCTTCCGCGGGGAAGCAAACGTGGATCTGACGGTGGAACATGCCTATAAAGTGGGAAGGTTCCTGGGCAGTTACTATGGAAAAATAAAGAAGGGAGACCGCTGCCGCGTCGTGATCGGAAAAGATACGCGCCGCAGCAGCTACATGTTCGAGTATTCCCTCGTGGCGGGCCTTACGGCTTCCGGGGCGGATGTGTACCTTCTCCATGTGACGACGACGCCGAGCGTGTCCCATGTGGTGCGGACAGAGGACTTTGACTGCGGCATCATGATTTCTGCCAGCCATAATCCCTTTTACGACAACGGCATCAAGGTCATGAACGGCAGCGGCGAGAAGCTGGAGGAGGACGTGATCCTGGAAATCGAGAAATATCTGGACGGTGAGACGGAGGAAATTCCCCTGGCGACCGGCGAGGCCATCGGGCGGACGCAGGACTACTCGGCCGGCAGAAACCGCTACATCGGCTATCTGATTTCCATTGCCACCCGCTCCTTTAAGGGAAAGAAAGTGGGCTTAGACTGCGCCAACGGAAGCGCTTCCTCGGTGGCCAAGAGCGTGTTTGACGCCCTGGGCGCTGAGACCCACGTCATCAACAACGAGCCAAACGGCCTGAACATCAACGTAAACTGCGGCTCCACCCATATCGGGGTGCTTCAGCAATATGTGAAAGAGCATCACCTCGACGTTGGTTTCGCTTATGACGGGGACGCCGACCGGTGCATGGCCGTGGACGAAAACGGCAATGTGGTGGACGGGGATTTGATCCTTTACATCTGCGGAAAGTACATGAAAGAGCAGGGCGGCCTGAAAAACAACACGATTGTCACGACGGTCATGTCGAACCTGGGGCTTTATAAGGCTCTGGACCGTGAGGGCATTGATTATGTGAAGACGGCTGTCGGCGATAAATACGTTTACGAGAACATGTCCCAGACCGGCAATTGCCTGGGCGGCGAGCAGTCGGGACACATCATTTTCAGCAAATACGCCAACACCGGAGACGGGATTCTGACGTCCTTAAAAATTATGGAGGTTATGCTGGAGAAAAAGCAGCCTCTTTCCAAGCTGGCGTCGGAGGTGACGATCCTGCCGCAGCTTCTTAAGAATGTGCGGGTCAAGGATAAAAATGCGGCCCAGGAAGACCCGGCCGTGAAAGAGGCCGTGGCGAAGGCCGAGGCCGAGCTTGGAAGCGACGGGCGCATCCTTCTCCGCCAGAGCGGGACGGAGCCGTTAATCCGCGTCATGGTGGAGGCCGGCACGGAGGAAATCTGCGAACGGTACGTGAACCGGCTTGTGGAGGTATTAAAAGAAAACGGGCATCTGATTTAA
- the rfbD gene encoding dTDP-4-dehydrorhamnose reductase — protein sequence MKILVTGVKGQLGHDVMEEMAKRGIEGVGVDIDEMDITDKAACDKVITEAGVDAVIHCAAYTAVDAAEDNVELCRKVNADGTRNIAEVCKKLGIKMMYISTDYVFDGQGTRPWEPDDERHPLNVYGQTKYEGELAVEELVEKFFTVRIAWVFGVNGKNFIKTMLRIGKEKGAATVVDDQIGSPTYTYDLARLLVDMIQTDKYGRYHATNEGLCSWYEFACEIFRQAGMDSVTVTPVPTSGYPASKAKRPMNSRMSKEKLTENGFERLPAWQDAVRRYLKEITW from the coding sequence ATGAAAATATTAGTGACAGGCGTCAAGGGCCAGCTTGGCCATGACGTGATGGAAGAAATGGCAAAGCGCGGCATCGAAGGCGTCGGCGTCGATATCGACGAGATGGACATTACCGATAAGGCCGCCTGCGATAAGGTAATCACGGAGGCAGGCGTCGATGCGGTAATCCACTGCGCCGCCTACACGGCCGTGGATGCAGCCGAGGACAATGTGGAGCTCTGCCGGAAGGTCAATGCCGACGGCACGAGAAACATTGCCGAGGTCTGCAAAAAGCTGGGCATCAAGATGATGTATATCAGCACGGACTATGTGTTCGACGGTCAGGGCACCCGTCCCTGGGAGCCGGACGACGAGAGGCACCCGTTAAACGTCTACGGCCAGACGAAGTATGAGGGTGAGCTGGCGGTGGAAGAGCTGGTGGAGAAATTCTTCACAGTGCGGATTGCCTGGGTTTTCGGCGTCAACGGCAAGAACTTCATTAAGACCATGCTGCGGATCGGGAAAGAAAAAGGTGCCGCCACGGTGGTGGACGACCAGATCGGCTCTCCGACCTACACCTATGACCTGGCCCGCCTTCTTGTGGACATGATCCAGACTGATAAATATGGAAGATACCATGCGACCAACGAGGGACTCTGCTCCTGGTATGAGTTTGCCTGCGAAATTTTCCGCCAGGCAGGCATGGACAGCGTGACGGTGACGCCGGTTCCGACGAGCGGATATCCGGCATCCAAGGCAAAGCGTCCCATGAACAGCCGCATGAGCAAGGAAAAACTGACAGAAAACGGATTTGAACGCCTGCCGGCATGGCAGGATGCAGTCCGGCGCTATCTGAAGGAAATTACCTGGTAG
- the rfbB gene encoding dTDP-glucose 4,6-dehydratase, protein MKIIVTGGAGFIGGNFVHHMVNKYPDYEIINLDLLTYAGNLETLKPVENKPNYKFVRGDIADREFIFDLFEKEKPDVVVNFAAESHVDRSVVDPGIFVRTNVMGTTTLLDACKEFGIKRYHQVSTDEVYGDLPLDRPDLFFTEETPLHTSSPYSASKASADLFVLAYHRTFKIPVTISRCSNNYGPYHFPEKLIPLIISRALADEKLPVYGTGENVRDWLHVSDHCEAIDLILHKGRVGEVYNVGGHNERTNLEVVKTILKALGKPESLIEFVTDRPGHDRRYAIDPTKLETELGWKPKYNFDTGIEQTIKWYLDNEEWWKNIISGEYSNYFDKMYGERLK, encoded by the coding sequence ATGAAAATTATCGTAACGGGCGGCGCCGGATTCATCGGCGGAAATTTCGTTCATCATATGGTAAACAAATACCCGGACTATGAGATCATCAACCTGGATCTTTTGACCTACGCCGGAAACCTGGAAACCTTAAAGCCGGTGGAGAACAAGCCCAACTACAAATTTGTGCGGGGCGACATCGCAGACAGGGAATTTATTTTTGATTTATTTGAGAAAGAGAAGCCGGACGTAGTCGTAAACTTTGCGGCTGAGAGCCATGTGGACCGCTCCGTGGTGGATCCCGGCATCTTTGTCCGCACCAACGTCATGGGAACGACGACGCTTCTTGACGCCTGCAAGGAATTCGGCATCAAGCGGTACCATCAGGTTTCCACTGACGAGGTTTACGGCGACCTGCCCTTAGACCGCCCGGATCTGTTCTTTACGGAGGAGACGCCGCTCCATACGTCGAGCCCCTACTCCGCTTCCAAGGCCAGCGCGGATTTATTCGTTCTCGCTTACCACAGAACCTTTAAGATTCCGGTGACGATTTCCCGCTGCTCCAATAACTACGGCCCCTACCACTTCCCGGAGAAGCTGATCCCGTTAATCATCAGCCGCGCCCTGGCAGACGAGAAGCTGCCCGTTTACGGCACCGGCGAGAATGTCCGCGACTGGCTCCATGTCTCCGATCACTGCGAGGCCATCGACTTAATCCTTCATAAGGGCCGTGTCGGCGAGGTCTACAACGTGGGCGGCCACAACGAGCGCACGAACCTCGAGGTCGTTAAGACTATCTTAAAGGCCCTCGGCAAGCCGGAGAGCCTGATCGAATTCGTCACAGACCGTCCCGGCCATGACAGGCGCTACGCCATCGACCCGACGAAGCTGGAGACCGAGCTTGGCTGGAAGCCGAAATACAACTTCGACACCGGCATCGAGCAGACGATCAAATGGTACCTGGACAACGAAGAATGGTGGAAGAATATCATAAGCGGCGAGTACAGCAACTACTTTGACAAGATGTATGGAGAGAGGCTGAAATGA
- the rfbA gene encoding glucose-1-phosphate thymidylyltransferase RfbA — protein MKGIILAGGSGTRLYPLTKVTSKQLLPIYDKPMIYYPLSVLMDAGIRDILIISTPDDTPRFEALLGDGHQFGVNLSYAVQPSPDGLAQAFIIGADFIGTDSVAMVLGDNIFHGQGLDKRLRAAAEKETGATVFGYYVDDPERFGIVEFDKDGKAISIEEKPEKPKSNYCVTGLYFYDNRVVEYAKNLKPSARGELEITDLNRIYLENGELDVTLLGQGFTWLDTGTHESLVEATNFVKTVETHQHRKIACLEEIAYLNGWITREEVMASYEILKKNQYGKYLKDVLDGKYIDKLPGHSER, from the coding sequence ATGAAAGGAATCATTCTTGCAGGCGGCAGCGGCACCCGTCTTTACCCACTGACAAAGGTAACGTCCAAACAGCTTCTTCCGATTTATGATAAACCGATGATCTACTATCCGCTTTCCGTTTTGATGGATGCGGGAATCCGGGATATTCTGATTATTTCCACGCCCGACGACACGCCGAGATTCGAGGCGCTTTTAGGAGACGGCCACCAGTTCGGCGTCAACCTCTCCTATGCGGTGCAGCCAAGCCCCGACGGACTGGCCCAGGCGTTCATCATCGGCGCTGACTTCATCGGCACCGACTCCGTTGCCATGGTTTTAGGCGATAACATCTTCCATGGACAGGGCCTTGATAAGAGGCTCAGAGCCGCGGCGGAAAAGGAAACAGGCGCGACTGTGTTCGGCTACTATGTGGACGACCCGGAGCGGTTCGGCATCGTGGAATTCGATAAGGACGGAAAGGCCATTTCCATCGAAGAGAAACCGGAGAAGCCGAAGTCCAATTACTGTGTAACCGGTCTTTATTTCTACGACAACCGTGTCGTGGAATATGCAAAGAACTTAAAGCCGTCGGCCAGAGGGGAGCTGGAAATCACCGACTTAAACCGCATCTATCTGGAAAACGGCGAGTTAGACGTGACGCTTCTCGGTCAGGGCTTTACCTGGCTTGACACGGGAACCCACGAATCCCTGGTGGAGGCCACCAACTTCGTAAAGACTGTAGAAACCCACCAGCACCGGAAAATTGCCTGCCTGGAGGAAATCGCCTACTTAAACGGCTGGATCACGAGGGAAGAGGTCATGGCTTCCTACGAGATCTTAAAGAAGAACCAGTACGGCAAGTATTTAAAGGATGTCCTCGACGGAAAATACATCGACAAGCTGCCGGGCCATTCCGAGAGATAG
- a CDS encoding cytidylate kinase-like family protein, producing MKRIITIGREFGSGGREVGRRLAEKLNVAYYDREIVDELMKRTQLAESYVLQVEESRPLPLLPITTARTFGIPINYPLENRLSIYKQESEIIREMAEKSDCIIVGRCADYILQDLKPFRLFIYADMCSKIVRCREKGADAAEMTDKELQQKIMSVDKKRAHYYQFYTEQKWGDKANYDLCINTTNTEIKKIISAIEKFII from the coding sequence ATGAAGCGAATTATTACCATAGGCCGCGAATTTGGAAGCGGCGGGAGAGAAGTTGGCAGGCGTTTAGCCGAAAAACTGAATGTTGCCTATTATGACCGTGAGATTGTTGATGAATTGATGAAACGAACTCAATTAGCAGAAAGTTATGTGTTGCAAGTGGAGGAAAGCAGACCTTTACCGCTGTTACCGATAACAACTGCTCGCACTTTTGGTATTCCTATCAACTATCCGTTGGAAAACCGTCTGTCTATTTATAAGCAGGAAAGCGAAATAATCCGTGAAATGGCAGAGAAATCGGATTGTATCATTGTGGGACGGTGTGCGGACTACATTTTGCAGGACTTGAAACCTTTTCGGCTATTCATATATGCCGATATGTGTTCTAAAATTGTCCGTTGCAGAGAAAAAGGAGCCGACGCAGCGGAGATGACGGATAAAGAATTGCAGCAAAAAATTATGTCAGTTGATAAGAAAAGAGCGCATTACTATCAATTTTATACGGAGCAAAAATGGGGCGATAAAGCAAACTATGATTTATGCATTAACACAACCAATACTGAAATCAAGAAAATCATTTCTGCCATAGAGAAATTTATAATTTAA